A region of Hippoglossus stenolepis isolate QCI-W04-F060 chromosome 7, HSTE1.2, whole genome shotgun sequence DNA encodes the following proteins:
- the rad9a gene encoding cell cycle checkpoint control protein RAD9A: MDCVVTGGNVKVLAKAIHSLSRIGDELYVEPQDDGLALRSVNSSRSAYGCFLFAPLFFSRYTIPNGQEFRCKMAIKSVQAVFRSLASLEKTVEKCHIELDKKKNRLTFTLHCKHGLLKTHNLSFQDSESLQAVFDKETSANVFRAQPRLLADTVVHFPSSLDEVTMAVNDDRMWFRNHVDDEAELSKAMQTELCLASDEFDHFAVRAHNSVTFCLKELRGLLVFAESANLPISIYFDEPGSPVVLSVTDSVLEGNFVLATLSDDTHQRKDNTRRAHTPPPPPPDDFMNDDIDSYLIAMDTSIAPGPSSTGPPTPPLAKSTYSKQPVAANHRTRIHNQEEEEEEKDETDDSDRPPNKKFCSLFFGSVLPPSSQMSTQPATNQEVLASDSEDDTQEE; this comes from the exons ATGGATTGCGTCGTGACGGGAGGAAACGTGAAAG TTCTGGCCAAAGCCATCCACTCGCTGTCCAGGATCGGTGATGAGCTGTATGTGGAGCCTCAGGACGACGGG CTCGCCCTGCGGTCTGTGAACTCCTCTCGGTCTGCATATGGCTGCTTCCTGTTCGCACCACTcttcttcagcag GTACACCATCCCCAATGGGCAGGAATTCCGCTGCAAGATGGCTATAAAG AGCGTGCAGGCCGTGTTCAGGTCTCTGGCGTCTCTCGAGAAGACGGTGGAAAAATGTCACATCGAGCTGGACAAGAAAAAGAACCGCCTCACCTTCACCCTGCACTGCAAACATG GCCTGCTGAAGACACATAACCTGTCTTTCCAGGACAGTGAAAGTTTACAGGCAGTGTTTGATAAGGAGACCTCTGCCAATGTGTTCAGGGCCCAGCCCAG GCTGCTGGCGGACACAGTTGTGCATTTCCCTTCGTCTCTGGACGAAGTGACCATGGCAGTGAATGATGATCGGATGTGGTTCAGGAATCATGTGGACGACGAAGCAG AGCTGTCCAAGGCCATGCAGACAGAGCTGTGTCTAGCATCAGACGAGTTTGACCATTTCGCCGTCCGAGCTCACAACAGCGTCACATTTTGTCTGAAGGAGTTACGG GGTTTGTTAGTGTTTGCAGAGTCTGCTAATCTCCCTATTTCTATTTACTTTGATGAACCAGGAAG CCCTGTGGTGCTTTCAGTAACGGACAGTGTCCTGGAGGGGAACTTTGTGCTCGCCACGCTCTCTGATGATACCCACCAACGTAAAGACAACACTAGACG agcacacacaccacctcctccccctccagaTGATTTCATGAACGACGACATAGACTCCTATCTTATTGCCATGGATACCAGCATTGCACCGGGTCCCTCGTCTACAGGTCCACCCACTCCCCCGTTAGCTAAATCCACATATTCAAAACAGCCTGTCGCAGCCAATCACAGGACAAGGATACACAatcaagaagaggaggaggaggagaaagatgaaACAGACGATTCCGACAGACCACCTAATAAGAAG